In one window of Sandaracinaceae bacterium DNA:
- a CDS encoding biopolymer transporter ExbD produces the protein MGMDLDTGKKKKKGVGTPEMNVTPLVDVVLVLLIIFMVVMPMMHAKFWIHVPPKPDETAEQAPPDPDALQPIVVTVNAQGHIQINQDVFPDDVFPRRLRGMLVARNERKVYFDAADNVRFERAMEVMDLARGGGAAHIAVMTESLH, from the coding sequence ATGGGCATGGACCTCGACACAGGCAAAAAGAAGAAGAAGGGCGTAGGCACGCCCGAGATGAACGTCACGCCCCTCGTCGACGTCGTGCTCGTGCTGCTCATCATCTTCATGGTCGTGATGCCCATGATGCACGCGAAGTTCTGGATCCACGTGCCGCCCAAGCCGGACGAGACCGCCGAGCAGGCGCCGCCCGACCCGGACGCGCTGCAGCCCATCGTGGTGACGGTGAACGCCCAGGGGCACATCCAGATCAACCAGGACGTGTTCCCGGACGACGTGTTCCCGCGCCGCCTGCGCGGCATGTTGGTCGCGCGCAACGAGCGCAAGGTCTACTTCGACGCGGCGGACAACGTCCGGTTCGAGCGAGCGATGGAGGTGATGGACCTCGCTCGCGGTGGCGGCGCCGCGCACATCGCAGTCATGACGGAGAGCCTCCACTAG
- a CDS encoding TonB-dependent receptor: protein MPPADAGTPQAPAGDTTPPADPVPEVEPEPEPEPEPEREPEVEPEPDTPAVTRAIDTTTGLGGEIVDSVTGLPLADAPVIVQRGDGTPETTLTDSEGRFHLYVRPGRYTVRSYYDLYHGARIVIRVTQGRISPVRLLLDPIDEESDVAVDAVEVTYVADVSGEEAGQAVQAASAVAQDINTSEGMTRAGASNASDGARQVAGVLIENDQPIIRGLQGQYVQVLINGTPVPSTDPNIPGVDLDLFPTSIIQNLAVIKTFLPDMSASWAGGVVDVRTVQFPTDFTLELGVSLGGNTMTTFRPTLDYQGGRWDWTGFDHSRDLPGTVPNQLVTPSRNGLSLDEANAIGRSFANRWQYEQSTGIPNIGVGATLGNSHQLGEGRRFGYLLTAGYGYDTARTSGVNRYRPTVAPDGSLQRFNDLEVETAQRDVNLNLMGTTSVDLSVDSSLSFLALFNRTTSDNVELNRGILGELDTGAQAERWQLQYLARTLFFSQLRGDHRNLGNTELRLRWTAFAGLGRRNEPDRRSVTYGSQGGDILWLAKSGSGERFFSDLQQRDFGLETNLQMPLWSTTAGEAQLLVGGSFRRSDRTLLNRRFRLLRGLDQMPQEVYAMPVEDLFSDEGIGTLTRFQEFTFPTDSYNSDQTLYAGFLTLDTPIVRSLTLNAGARLEVFDQSVESTSPFPTTNDPIRTNRTDINVLPAASLKYGLREGMNLRLSYGMTVVRPQVRQLAPFLYYNFQRDRNEVGDPELTSTNVHNVDARWEWFFSERERVTFSAFYKGLDGYIYAQVLDPISYAVGYRNAGRGYVVGGELELAVGFERIHERLRHFSLLANATVLRSQLSLIQTAGSAVPDHVPVPGQAPFVFNLSLRFDEPVSGFSAAIVYNVVGPRVTDVGVRIDENTLYPNIRRMPFHQLDFVASWQANEHLKLKLKFKNILFQRQDWRQGNFLESSTTPGASFSIGLDYQY, encoded by the coding sequence GTGCCCCCAGCCGACGCCGGGACGCCGCAGGCTCCTGCGGGGGACACCACTCCACCGGCCGATCCGGTGCCCGAGGTGGAGCCCGAGCCCGAGCCCGAGCCTGAGCCTGAGCGCGAACCCGAGGTAGAGCCCGAGCCAGACACCCCGGCCGTGACGCGCGCGATTGACACCACCACGGGCCTCGGCGGCGAGATCGTCGACTCGGTCACGGGTCTTCCACTGGCGGACGCCCCCGTGATCGTCCAGCGCGGCGACGGAACCCCCGAGACGACGCTGACCGACAGCGAGGGTCGCTTCCACCTCTACGTGCGCCCCGGCCGCTACACCGTGCGCAGCTACTACGACCTCTACCACGGCGCGCGCATCGTCATCCGTGTCACACAGGGCCGCATCTCGCCGGTGCGCCTGTTGCTCGACCCGATCGACGAGGAGAGCGACGTCGCCGTGGACGCCGTGGAGGTGACGTACGTCGCGGACGTCTCCGGCGAAGAGGCCGGTCAGGCCGTCCAGGCCGCTTCAGCCGTCGCCCAGGACATCAACACCTCCGAAGGTATGACCCGCGCTGGGGCGAGCAACGCATCCGATGGTGCTCGCCAAGTGGCGGGCGTGTTGATCGAGAACGACCAGCCCATCATCCGCGGCCTGCAGGGGCAGTACGTGCAGGTGCTGATCAACGGGACGCCCGTCCCCAGCACGGACCCGAACATCCCAGGTGTCGACCTCGACCTCTTCCCGACCAGCATCATCCAGAACCTGGCGGTCATCAAGACGTTCCTCCCCGACATGAGCGCCTCGTGGGCGGGTGGTGTGGTGGACGTCCGCACGGTGCAGTTTCCGACGGACTTCACGCTGGAGCTGGGCGTCAGCTTGGGCGGCAACACCATGACGACGTTCCGCCCGACCCTCGACTACCAGGGCGGCCGCTGGGATTGGACCGGATTCGACCACTCCCGCGACCTGCCGGGGACCGTCCCCAACCAGCTCGTGACCCCCTCGCGCAACGGGCTCAGTCTGGACGAGGCCAACGCGATCGGCCGGAGCTTCGCGAACCGTTGGCAGTACGAGCAGTCCACCGGCATCCCGAACATCGGCGTGGGTGCAACGCTTGGGAACTCCCATCAACTCGGCGAAGGCCGTCGCTTTGGCTATCTGCTCACCGCGGGCTACGGCTACGACACCGCGCGTACCTCGGGCGTCAACCGCTATCGCCCGACGGTGGCGCCCGACGGGTCCCTCCAGCGCTTCAATGACCTCGAGGTCGAGACTGCGCAGCGCGACGTCAACCTGAACCTGATGGGCACGACGTCGGTGGACTTGTCCGTCGACAGCTCGCTCAGCTTCCTCGCCCTGTTCAACCGCACCACCTCGGACAACGTCGAGCTCAACCGCGGCATCCTCGGTGAGCTCGACACGGGCGCGCAGGCGGAGCGCTGGCAGCTGCAGTACCTGGCGCGCACCCTCTTCTTCTCGCAGCTGCGGGGCGACCACCGCAACCTCGGAAACACGGAGCTGCGCCTGCGTTGGACGGCGTTCGCTGGGCTCGGGCGGCGCAACGAACCGGACCGCCGCTCGGTCACCTACGGCTCCCAGGGTGGCGACATCCTGTGGCTCGCGAAGTCGGGCTCCGGCGAGCGCTTCTTCAGCGACCTCCAGCAGCGAGACTTCGGCCTGGAGACCAACCTGCAGATGCCGCTGTGGTCCACCACCGCAGGAGAGGCCCAGCTGTTGGTCGGCGGTTCGTTCCGCCGCTCGGACCGCACCTTGCTGAACCGTCGCTTCCGTCTGCTGCGCGGCTTGGACCAAATGCCCCAAGAGGTCTACGCCATGCCCGTCGAGGATCTGTTCAGCGACGAGGGCATCGGGACGCTCACCCGCTTCCAGGAATTCACGTTCCCCACAGATAGCTACAACTCGGACCAGACGCTCTATGCGGGATTCCTGACCCTCGACACGCCCATCGTACGCAGCCTCACCCTGAACGCCGGCGCACGCCTCGAGGTGTTCGACCAGTCCGTCGAGAGCACCAGCCCGTTCCCGACCACCAACGATCCCATCCGCACGAACCGCACGGACATCAACGTGCTCCCGGCGGCGTCTCTGAAATACGGCTTGCGCGAAGGCATGAACCTCCGTCTGTCCTACGGCATGACGGTGGTGCGCCCGCAGGTCCGCCAGCTCGCGCCGTTTCTGTACTACAACTTTCAACGCGACAGAAACGAAGTTGGTGACCCCGAACTCACGAGCACCAACGTCCACAACGTCGACGCTCGTTGGGAGTGGTTCTTCTCGGAGCGGGAGCGCGTCACGTTCTCTGCGTTCTACAAGGGACTCGACGGATACATCTACGCGCAGGTCCTCGACCCGATCTCCTACGCCGTGGGCTACCGCAACGCCGGCCGTGGCTACGTGGTCGGAGGCGAGCTCGAGCTCGCCGTCGGATTCGAGCGCATCCACGAGCGCCTCAGGCACTTCAGCCTGCTCGCGAACGCGACCGTCCTGCGTTCACAATTGTCACTCATCCAGACCGCTGGAAGTGCCGTGCCAGATCACGTCCCTGTGCCAGGCCAGGCCCCGTTCGTCTTCAATCTGTCACTTCGATTTGACGAACCTGTCTCGGGCTTCTCGGCGGCCATCGTCTACAACGTGGTCGGGCCTCGCGTCACGGACGTGGGTGTCCGCATCGACGAAAACACCCTCTATCCGAACATCCGGCGCATGCCGTTCCATCAGCTCGACTTCGTGGCTTCGTGGCAGGCCAACGAGCACCTGAAGCTCAAGCTGAAGTTCAAGAACATCTTGTTTCAGAGGCAGGACTGGAGACAAGGAAACTTCCTCGAGTCCAGCACCACCCCCGGCGCCTCGTTCTCCATCGGCCTCGACTACCAATACTAG
- a CDS encoding MotA/TolQ/ExbB proton channel family protein codes for MNSLVRGVVIVLTLQALSCIAVVVDRLILLFLSARKSRTFAKAAGRKLAAGDHEAVVAIAKENQGSHLANFIETGLTVFMERTADGLSREKAAELANRALERRGEQLSASLNRGMNILASTGSTAPFVGLLGTVLGILNAFKLISEDGGGGIGTIGAAIGEALIVTGYGLSVAIPTVLLFNYLSGRIAKYEAGLANAGSELIDQLEAGSYKRVADSDSPPAHSAHDAAVAMA; via the coding sequence ATGAACAGCCTTGTTCGTGGCGTGGTCATCGTGCTCACCCTGCAGGCCCTGTCGTGCATCGCCGTGGTGGTCGACCGGCTCATCCTGCTCTTCCTCAGCGCCCGCAAGTCGCGCACCTTCGCCAAGGCGGCGGGACGCAAGCTGGCGGCCGGTGACCACGAGGCCGTGGTGGCCATCGCGAAGGAGAACCAGGGCAGCCACCTGGCCAACTTCATCGAGACCGGCCTGACGGTGTTCATGGAGCGCACGGCCGACGGCCTCAGCCGCGAGAAGGCGGCCGAGCTGGCCAACCGCGCCCTCGAGCGCCGCGGCGAGCAGCTGTCCGCGAGCCTCAACCGCGGCATGAACATCCTCGCCTCCACGGGCAGCACGGCGCCCTTCGTCGGGCTGCTGGGCACCGTGCTCGGCATCTTGAACGCGTTCAAGCTCATCTCCGAAGACGGCGGCGGCGGCATCGGGACCATCGGCGCGGCCATCGGTGAGGCCCTCATCGTGACGGGCTACGGGCTCTCGGTGGCCATCCCGACCGTGCTCCTCTTCAACTACCTGAGCGGCCGCATCGCCAAGTACGAGGCGGGCCTCGCCAACGCGGGCAGCGAGCTCATCGACCAGCTCGAGGCCGGCTCCTACAAGCGCGTGGCGGACAGCGACTCGCCGCCCGCGCACAGCGCGCACGACGCCGCCGTCGCGATGGCCTGA
- a CDS encoding biopolymer transporter ExbD yields MGLSRKGNNRPRPSMNVTPLVDVVLVLLIIFMVVLPAMEEGLSIDVPSVSHQDEDHDSEMEPFLISITRDGSYYFDTTAIRQTEFEAYLRQQHTSQPRRKVVLRADSAVQYVRVREMMHLCREIGFPGVSLRVNARQGEAEQANVGGSSDHMLASRAH; encoded by the coding sequence ATGGGACTCTCTCGCAAAGGCAACAACCGGCCGCGCCCGTCCATGAACGTGACGCCGCTCGTCGACGTCGTGCTCGTGCTGCTCATCATCTTCATGGTGGTGCTGCCGGCGATGGAAGAGGGTCTCAGCATCGACGTCCCGAGCGTCTCGCACCAGGACGAGGATCACGACTCGGAGATGGAGCCCTTCCTCATCTCCATCACGCGGGACGGCAGCTACTACTTCGACACCACCGCCATCCGACAAACAGAGTTCGAGGCCTACCTGCGGCAGCAGCACACCAGCCAGCCCCGTCGCAAGGTGGTGCTCCGGGCCGACAGCGCGGTGCAGTACGTGCGGGTGCGCGAGATGATGCACCTGTGCCGCGAGATCGGCTTCCCGGGGGTCTCGCTGCGCGTGAACGCGCGCCAGGGCGAGGCCGAGCAGGCCAACGTCGGCGGGTCGAGCGACCACATGCTCGCGAGCCGCGCGCACTGA
- a CDS encoding HAD-IIB family hydrolase, with protein MLATDHSFLVFTDLDGTLLDHDTYSFEPARPMVTRLAQMGAVLVLTSSKTEPEMRALRTALGNDAPFVVENGSVVCMPAREPGAPDEHVVHGAPYADIRRVLTELRATHGFDFVGFGDLDAAGVAELTGLSTDDAARAKQRAGTEPLVWRDTDEALVRFERAVQDAGLHVTRGGRFVHVMGHTDKGRAVPFLRAHYETLFPSRTWTTVGLGDSENDLPLLHAVDVAIVVRKPSGAWLPFESARPQYRTALPGPAGWAATLAIALDDATRAHQQPSATEAQHG; from the coding sequence GTGCTCGCGACCGACCACAGCTTCCTGGTGTTCACCGACCTCGACGGCACGCTGCTCGACCACGACACGTACAGCTTCGAGCCGGCGCGACCCATGGTGACGCGCCTGGCACAAATGGGTGCGGTGTTGGTGCTCACCTCCAGCAAGACCGAGCCCGAGATGCGCGCGCTGCGCACAGCGCTCGGCAACGACGCGCCGTTCGTGGTGGAGAACGGGAGCGTGGTGTGCATGCCTGCGCGAGAGCCGGGTGCACCCGACGAGCACGTGGTGCATGGCGCGCCCTACGCCGACATCCGGCGCGTACTCACCGAGCTCCGCGCCACCCACGGGTTCGACTTCGTGGGCTTCGGCGACCTCGACGCGGCTGGCGTGGCAGAGCTCACCGGCCTCAGCACGGACGACGCCGCACGCGCCAAGCAGCGCGCCGGCACGGAGCCGCTGGTCTGGCGCGACACCGACGAGGCGCTCGTCCGCTTCGAGCGCGCCGTGCAAGACGCCGGACTGCACGTGACGCGCGGCGGGCGCTTCGTGCACGTCATGGGCCACACGGACAAGGGGCGCGCCGTGCCCTTCTTGCGCGCCCACTACGAGACTCTCTTCCCCAGCCGCACGTGGACCACCGTCGGGCTCGGCGACAGCGAAAACGACCTGCCGCTGCTACACGCGGTGGACGTCGCCATCGTCGTGCGCAAGCCGTCCGGCGCGTGGCTCCCGTTCGAGAGCGCGCGCCCGCAGTACCGCACCGCGCTGCCTGGCCCCGCCGGCTGGGCCGCTACGCTCGCCATCGCGCTCGACGACGCGACGCGCGCGCACCAGCAACCCTCAGCGACCGAGGCCCAGCATGGGTGA
- a CDS encoding VOC family protein → MELGAFSISLAVKDLAVSKAFYEKLGFAVTGGDDAQGYVIMANGEHLIGLFQGMFDKNILTFNPGLNNRKETLSEYTDVRELQRKLEEQGIELTQRCDESGSGAASIMLVDPDGNPILIDQFF, encoded by the coding sequence ATGGAACTCGGCGCATTCTCCATCAGCTTGGCGGTCAAGGACTTGGCCGTGTCGAAGGCCTTCTACGAGAAGCTGGGCTTCGCCGTCACGGGCGGTGACGACGCGCAGGGCTACGTCATCATGGCCAACGGCGAGCACCTGATCGGACTGTTCCAAGGGATGTTCGACAAGAACATCCTCACCTTCAACCCGGGCCTCAACAACCGCAAGGAGACGCTGAGCGAGTACACGGACGTACGCGAGCTGCAGCGGAAGCTGGAAGAGCAGGGCATCGAACTCACCCAGCGCTGCGACGAGAGCGGGTCGGGCGCGGCCAGCATCATGTTGGTGGATCCCGACGGGAACCCCATCTTGATCGACCAGTTCTTCTGA